From Stenotrophomonas sp. SAU14A_NAIMI4_8:
GCCGATGACGCCGTAGTTGCGCGGCTGGCCCGGTGCGGCCGGGGTCCAGTGCGCGCCGCCGATCTGCACCACGTCATGCGGCTGCAGCAGTGCTACGGCCATGGCCTGCGCGGCGAAATCGTTGATCAGGTGCAGTTCGTCGAAGCCGAGCATGGCCGCGGTGCGGCTGCGCGAGATCACCCACGGGTGGTTGGTGATGCGGGCTTCGTCGCCATCCACGCGGCCGGCCACGGCGAACACGCCGCGGCGGGCGCTGGCGCCGGCCTGTTCCAGGTAATGGCGCGCGGCATCGCCCAGCGACGGGAACTCGGCCACCGCGTATTCGCGGATGCTGTCCTTCAGCAGCGGCGCGTCCTGCGAGGTGTCGGCCAGGGCGAAGCGGGCGTTGGTGCCGCCGATATCGGCCACCAGCACCGGCTGGCTGGCGGCACTCATGCCGAGGCTCCGCTGTCGGGAGCATCCACGCCCTGCGGCAGGAACCCGGTTGCGCTGCTCGGGCCCCACTGGCCGGCCGGGTAGGGTTCCAGTGGCAGCTTGGCGTCCTTCCAGGCGTCGGCCACGCTGTCGATCCAGGCCCAGGCGGCGCGCACTTCGTCATCGCGCACGAACAGGGTGTGGTTGCCGTTGAAGGCGTCCAGGAACAGGCGTTCGTAGGCGATGCGGCGGTGCAGACCGGTTGGCACCGACAGTTCCAGCTCCAACGGGTGCAGTTCCAGCGCGCCCCATTCCGGGCCGGCCAGGCTGCTCATCAGGCCCAGTTCGATGTTTTCCTGCGGCTGCAGCTGGAACACCAGGCGGTTCGGTGCGGCCTGCGCACGCTGCGGGCGCTCGAACAGCCAATGGGTGACTGGCTTCAGGGTGACCACCACGCGGGTGGTGCGCTCGGGCAGGCGCTTGCCGGTAACCAGGTGGAAGGGCACGCCGCTCCAGCGCCAGTTGTCGATGTGCGCGGTGACACCGGCGAAGGTTTCCACGTCGCTGCCTTCCGGCGGCTGGTAGGCCTGGGCCGGCTGGCCGTTGATGCTGCCAGCCGTGTAGCGGCCACGGATGCTGTCACGCGCGGCGTGCTTGGCATCCAGCGGGCGCAGCGCGCGCAGCACCTTCACCTTTTCGTCGCGGATACGGTCGGCTTCCAGCGAGGCCGGCGGTTCCATCGCCACCATGCACAGCAGCTGCAGGATGTGGCTCTGCACCATGTCGCGCAGTGCGCCGGAGCGGGCGTAGTAGGCGTCGCGGCCGTCCACGCCTTCGCTTTCGGCCACCAGTATGTGCACCGATTCGATGTAGTTGCGGTTCCACACGGCTTCCAGCAGCGTGTTGCCAAAGCGCAGGGCGATCAGGTTCTGCACCGCGGCCTTGCCCAGGTAGTGGTCCAGGCGGAACACGCGGTCTTCGTCGATCCACTGGCCGATGGTGCTGATGATCTCCTCGGCGCTTTCGCTGTCGCTGCCGATCGGCTTTTCCAGCATCAGGCGTGCCGGCGATGCCAGTGCGCCGCCCTTGGCCAGGCCTTCGCAGGTGGAGATGTACAGGCCCGGCGGAATGGCCAGGTAGCTCACGCAGCGGCGGTGCACCAGGTCGGACACGGCGGCGGCCACCGAGTCGACGTCGCGCAGGTCCACCGAGCGGTAGTCGATGCGGCGCAGCAGGCCGGCGATGTCGTCCTGGCTGGCCATCGGCATGGCCTGCTGCAGGCGCGGGCGCAGGATGTCATGGAAGGCTTCGGTGTCGTGGCCGGACAGGGCCAGCGCACGGATGCGGAAATCCTCCGGCAGCAGGCCGTCGCCGAGCAGGCGCAGCAGCGAAGGGAACAGGTAGCGCTGGGCCAGATCACCTGTGGCACCAAACAGGAAGAGGGTGTCGTGCATCGCTCGAGTTTCAGATCCGGGTGACATCGTTGTCAATCGCTTCATGGCTGGGTTCAGGGGACATCCGCGCTACTGTCTGTCCGAGGTTCGCTGGGGGCGGTGTTCCGGGCGTCCGGGCAACCGTTCCATTCGAAACCACCGCAACGGCCCGCTTTCGGTTGGCCGCTGTTGCAGGTCGGTGCGCGCCGACCATCGGATAGTGCCACGTGAAAACGTTTACATGGCAGAATGGGCAACTGTATTCGATTGCAGTGCTCGCCGTCATGCGGCGACCGCGCAATCATCACTGCCATCGGGAGGGCCGAAGGCAGTCCCCAATGACAGCCCGGCACCGGGCGGACTGGATAGAGTGATATGGCAAAAGTGCAGTTGCAGGGTGTGCGCAAGGTCTACGACAACGGCCAGGTCGCAGTGAAGGACGCCACGTTCGAGGTGGCCGACGGCGAGCTGATGGTGCTGGTCGGGCCGTCCGGCTGCGGCAAGTCGACGCTGCTGCGGATGGTGGCGGGCCTGGAGGAAATCAGCGGCGGCACGCTCACCATTGGTGACCGGGTGGTCAATGACGTGGCGCCGAAGGATCGCGACATCGCGATGGTGTTCCAGAGCTACGCGCTGTACCCGCACATGACCGTGGCCGAGAACCTGGCCTTTGGCCTGAAGCTGCGCGGCCACGACAAGGCGACCATCGACAAGCGCATCGCCGAGGCGGCGCAGACGCTGGGCCTGACCGAGATGATGGACAAGCTGCCCAAGGCGATGTCCGGTGGCCAGCGCCAGCGCGTGGCCCTGGGCCGTGCACTGGTGCGCGAGCCGGCGGTGTTCCTGCTGGACGAACCGCTGTCCAACCTGGACGCCAAGCTGCGCCACAGCGTACGTACCGAAATCGCGCAGCTGCATCGCAAGCTGGGCACCACCATGATCTACGTGACCCACGACCAGGTGGAAGCGATGACCCTGGGCCAGCGCATCGTGGTGCTCAAGGACGGCATCATCCAGCAGATCGACACGCCGATGGCGCTGTACGACCGCCCGGCCAACCTGTTCGTGGCCGGCTTCCTGGGCAGCCCGGCGATGAACGTACTGCGCGGCACGCTGCAGGGCGATGCCGGTGGCGTAAGCGTGGTGGACGGTGCGTGGCGCGCCCCGCTGGGCCAGGCCACCATCGACCCGGCGTGGCTGCAGAAGTCGATCGCCGTGGGCGTGCGTCCGGAGCATCTGCAGCCGGCAGCCGCCGATGATGCGCATGCCTTCACCGCGCGCATCGAGGGCATCGAGCCGGTTGGCAACGAGATCTTCGTGAACCTGAGCAGTGGCCAGCATGCGCTGACCATGCGCGTGGCGCCGCAGGCACTGCCGGCGGTGGGCGAGGAGATCCGCGTGGCGATCCACCCGCAGGGGCTGCACTTCTTCAGCGCAGAAACCGGCGAACGCCTGTAAGGATGTTTGGTCGGCGTGCGGACCAAGGTCCGCACCTACCAGAGCAGGGCCCGGTAGATCCACGCCATGCGTGGATGAAGCGAGGCCCCCGTAGATCCACGCCATGCGTGGATGAAGCGGGGCGCCGTAGATCCACGCCATGCGTGGATGAAGCGGGGCGCCGTAGATCCACGCCATGCGTGGATGAAGCGGGCCGCCGTAGATCCACGCCATGCGTGGATGAAGCAGGGCCCCAGTAGATCCACGCCATGCGTGGATGAAGCAGGGCCCCAGTAGATCCACGCCATGCGTGGATGAAGCAGGGCCCCAATAGATCCACGCCATGCGTGGATGAAGCGGGCCGCCGTAGATCCACGCCATGCGTGGATGAAGCGGGCCCCGTAGATCCACGCCATGCGTGGATGGGATGCCAGCAGAAGCAGTGCGGACCAAGGTCCGCACCCACCAGTTCAGGTCCGCACCCACCAGTTCAGGTCCGCACCCACCAGTTCAGGTCCGCACCCGCGACTGGGCTCAGCGCGCCAGGCCGTCCAGCAGCGGCACGCGCTGCGCGGCCACGCCGCCGACCTGCAGTTCACCGTCGCTGGTTTCCAGTGGCAGCACCGCCAGCGCCAGGTCCGCGGCCACGCTGGCCAGGGTGCCCAGCGCCGCGGCGTCCTGCTGCACCGTGTCACCGGCCTGCGCCGCTGCGGCGGTGTGCAGCAGCTGCACCGCACGCTTGGCCTTGCCCAGGAAATGGGTGCGGGCCACGATTTCCTGGCCCGGGTAGCAGCCCTTCTTCACGCTGTACCCGTTCAGGCGGTCCAGCCCCAGTTGCTGCGGCGTCCACACCTCGCGCTGGCTGGCATCCAGGCGCGGCAGGCCGAAGCGCAGATCGGCCTGGCGCCAGGCCAGGGCGAAGGTGTCCGCGGCGGCGTCGGCTTCCGTGGCCGCTGCGTCGGGCGCGCCGATGCGCAGGGTGCGCGGCAGCGCATCACTGCCCAGGTCAAGTTCCCAGTCCGCGCCTTCAGCCAGGGCAATCGCCGCGCCGCTGGCGGCCTCGGGCGCAGTGAAGGCGCCGGTCACCGCCAGATCCGCGCGCACCTGCACCTTCACCTTGCGCCGGAACACGAAGCGTTGCAGTTGCGACGCAATCGCATCGGCGTCGCCGTCGGCCAGCACCAGCATTACGTGATCTTCGGCCAGCCGCAGTAGCTGGAACACCGCCAGGGTGCGGCCTTTGGCGCTCAGCCAGGCGCTCCATTGCCAGTGCAGCAGGGGCAGGGCGGTCACGTCGCTGCTGAACTGGGCGTGGGCGAACGCGGCCGCATCGGCACCCTGCAGGCTCACCAGCTGGTGGCCCGGAAGGTGCGGATATGCGACGAAAGCAGGGGGCAGGTTGTCAGGCACGTGAACGAGGTCTAAAATTTGTGCGTTGCGAGACCGAACATGATAGGCCAAACAACCCCCACTCCCGACGCCGAAACTGAAGCCCCGCTGGTCCCCGCGGCACCTGTGCCTGTGGAACCGGAAAAGGTGGAAGAGGAATTCGGTGGCCGCGGCGGACTTGATCCGGTGCGGTACGGCGATTGGGAGAAAAACGGACGCTGCATCGATTTCTGATCAGCATTGAGCCAACGCGGCCGCGTGCCGCCCAGCCGAGACAACGAGCCCAGCGAATGGCGACCAGACAACGCCCACTTTCCCCGCACCTTCAGGTGTATCGCTGGCAGATTCAGATGGCCACCTCGATCCTGCATCGAGCCACTGGCGTCTTTCTGTCTGTTGGTGCCCTCATCATCGCCGCGGGCCTGCTGGCTCTGATGATGGGGCCCGAATCCTGGAACTGCTACACCGGCCATGCCGGGGCCTGGTATGGCCGCGTGTTCCTGTTCGCGTGGACATGGTCGTTCGCCTACCACCTGTGCAATGGCATCCGCCACATCGTGCAGGACTTCGCCATCGGTTTCAGCATTCCCGCCTTCGTGCGCAGCAGCTGGATCTCGGTCTTCGGCAGCCTGGTGATCACCGCGCTGGTGTGGGCCTACGTGCTTCTGGGAGGTGCCGCATGAACAAGCCGAACAAGTTCCGTACCCCGCTGAAGACCGTGCGCGGCCTCGGCTCGGCCAAGACCGGTACCGAACACTTCGTGCACCAGCGCCTGACCGCCGCCGCCCTGGTGGTGCTGGGCGTGTGGTTCCTGGTGTTCGTGGTGCGCCTGGCCGGTGCCGATTACGTGACCGCCACTGCCGCCATCGCCAAGCCGTGGAACGCGGTGCCGCTGATCGGCCTGCTCATCGCCATGTTCTGGCACGCCCAGCTGGGCCTGCAGGTGGTGCTGGAAGATTACATCCACGAATCGCTGCTGGCCCTGGTGCTGCAGACCTTCGTGAAGTTCGTGGCCGTGCTCGGCATGATCGTCAGCGTGTTTGCGGTGGGCCGCATCGCCCTCGGCGTCGCCTGAGCCCAGGCACAAGACAGGAATCCAGATTAGATGTCCGCTTACAAGATTACTGAACA
This genomic window contains:
- the zwf gene encoding glucose-6-phosphate dehydrogenase, whose translation is MHDTLFLFGATGDLAQRYLFPSLLRLLGDGLLPEDFRIRALALSGHDTEAFHDILRPRLQQAMPMASQDDIAGLLRRIDYRSVDLRDVDSVAAAVSDLVHRRCVSYLAIPPGLYISTCEGLAKGGALASPARLMLEKPIGSDSESAEEIISTIGQWIDEDRVFRLDHYLGKAAVQNLIALRFGNTLLEAVWNRNYIESVHILVAESEGVDGRDAYYARSGALRDMVQSHILQLLCMVAMEPPASLEADRIRDEKVKVLRALRPLDAKHAARDSIRGRYTAGSINGQPAQAYQPPEGSDVETFAGVTAHIDNWRWSGVPFHLVTGKRLPERTTRVVVTLKPVTHWLFERPQRAQAAPNRLVFQLQPQENIELGLMSSLAGPEWGALELHPLELELSVPTGLHRRIAYERLFLDAFNGNHTLFVRDDEVRAAWAWIDSVADAWKDAKLPLEPYPAGQWGPSSATGFLPQGVDAPDSGASA
- the ugpC gene encoding sn-glycerol-3-phosphate ABC transporter ATP-binding protein UgpC; the protein is MAKVQLQGVRKVYDNGQVAVKDATFEVADGELMVLVGPSGCGKSTLLRMVAGLEEISGGTLTIGDRVVNDVAPKDRDIAMVFQSYALYPHMTVAENLAFGLKLRGHDKATIDKRIAEAAQTLGLTEMMDKLPKAMSGGQRQRVALGRALVREPAVFLLDEPLSNLDAKLRHSVRTEIAQLHRKLGTTMIYVTHDQVEAMTLGQRIVVLKDGIIQQIDTPMALYDRPANLFVAGFLGSPAMNVLRGTLQGDAGGVSVVDGAWRAPLGQATIDPAWLQKSIAVGVRPEHLQPAAADDAHAFTARIEGIEPVGNEIFVNLSSGQHALTMRVAPQALPAVGEEIRVAIHPQGLHFFSAETGERL
- a CDS encoding folate-binding protein YgfZ, with translation MPDNLPPAFVAYPHLPGHQLVSLQGADAAAFAHAQFSSDVTALPLLHWQWSAWLSAKGRTLAVFQLLRLAEDHVMLVLADGDADAIASQLQRFVFRRKVKVQVRADLAVTGAFTAPEAASGAAIALAEGADWELDLGSDALPRTLRIGAPDAAATEADAAADTFALAWRQADLRFGLPRLDASQREVWTPQQLGLDRLNGYSVKKGCYPGQEIVARTHFLGKAKRAVQLLHTAAAAQAGDTVQQDAAALGTLASVAADLALAVLPLETSDGELQVGGVAAQRVPLLDGLAR
- a CDS encoding DUF1674 domain-containing protein yields the protein MIGQTTPTPDAETEAPLVPAAPVPVEPEKVEEEFGGRGGLDPVRYGDWEKNGRCIDF
- the sdhC gene encoding succinate dehydrogenase, cytochrome b556 subunit is translated as MATRQRPLSPHLQVYRWQIQMATSILHRATGVFLSVGALIIAAGLLALMMGPESWNCYTGHAGAWYGRVFLFAWTWSFAYHLCNGIRHIVQDFAIGFSIPAFVRSSWISVFGSLVITALVWAYVLLGGAA
- the sdhD gene encoding succinate dehydrogenase, hydrophobic membrane anchor protein translates to MNKPNKFRTPLKTVRGLGSAKTGTEHFVHQRLTAAALVVLGVWFLVFVVRLAGADYVTATAAIAKPWNAVPLIGLLIAMFWHAQLGLQVVLEDYIHESLLALVLQTFVKFVAVLGMIVSVFAVGRIALGVA